The proteins below come from a single Acidobacteriota bacterium genomic window:
- a CDS encoding DUF4910 domain-containing protein, with translation MVTHHSWIRKTAVAGLVFSMAFAGAAAQEKPLAGEALIRALVQEVSGEIAYRYTDGISKFDRVQASEGWRAAAEWIRDELASLGYADVEIEGWPSDGTIRYGSYRSVIGWRVQKAELWLVSPRRERLCSFEEIPLTLVKHSNAADVEAELIDVGTGIGEESYRGRDVRGKVVLATAATAQVMQEAVVKRGALGVLTYFPLEVRPGFPNMIRYTALWPRWEDRESMGFGFNITKLQGAVLKRMLEEGQKVIVRADVDAEYVKTKLETLTASFPGTEKPEEEILIVGHLCHPMPSANDNASGSGGMLEMARALKRMTEAGLVAPPKRTIRFLWVPEFNGLMPYILAHLDRTKRTLAAVNCDMIGEDLHKTGGTFAVFSTPHSNPSFLNDVMGNFAGLVESLDLTSLNGSRHPFVWKVAPYSGGSDHVVFNDGSLKVPSVMLNHGDTFHHTSLDTMDKVDATQLRRVAALTLGAAYYMATAGSGEAEAMARLTARNGLVRMARDYYDALEDLYAPGDAEALYRAYRHVLNVVSHSGKRESRAVLSAAVFMDGGGPSALKPYTSQIEALQLAFPKEAHTIYRALCARAGLPPRALAMTDTERRLSRLVPVRAETFIGPLQMDFLIEKAGPEAAAQVRVRGNSAYEALNHVDGRMSVHDIAQAVSASYGPLETQDVHDFFTVLEKAGLIVLKKK, from the coding sequence ATGGTGACACATCACTCATGGATCCGCAAAACGGCCGTGGCCGGCCTGGTTTTTTCAATGGCCTTCGCCGGAGCCGCGGCCCAGGAAAAACCCCTGGCGGGGGAGGCCCTCATTCGGGCTCTGGTCCAGGAAGTTTCCGGAGAAATCGCCTACCGTTACACGGACGGAATCTCGAAGTTCGACCGCGTCCAGGCTTCCGAAGGCTGGCGTGCGGCCGCCGAATGGATCCGGGATGAATTGGCGTCACTCGGCTATGCCGACGTCGAGATCGAAGGCTGGCCTTCGGATGGGACGATCCGCTACGGATCCTACCGGAGCGTCATCGGGTGGCGTGTTCAAAAAGCCGAATTATGGCTGGTGTCTCCACGGCGGGAGCGACTGTGTTCGTTCGAAGAAATTCCTCTGACCCTGGTCAAGCATTCGAATGCCGCCGACGTCGAAGCCGAACTGATCGATGTCGGAACGGGAATCGGCGAGGAATCCTATCGAGGCCGGGATGTCCGCGGGAAAGTCGTCCTGGCCACGGCGGCCACGGCCCAGGTCATGCAGGAAGCCGTGGTCAAACGCGGCGCTCTCGGTGTTTTGACATACTTTCCCTTGGAAGTCCGGCCGGGTTTCCCCAACATGATCCGCTACACCGCCCTCTGGCCGCGTTGGGAAGACCGCGAATCGATGGGCTTCGGATTCAATATCACCAAACTCCAGGGCGCCGTGCTCAAGCGCATGCTGGAGGAAGGTCAAAAAGTCATCGTCAGGGCGGATGTCGACGCCGAGTACGTCAAAACGAAACTCGAAACCCTGACGGCTTCTTTTCCCGGAACGGAAAAACCGGAGGAAGAAATCCTCATCGTCGGACACCTCTGCCACCCGATGCCGAGCGCCAACGACAACGCCAGCGGCAGCGGCGGCATGCTGGAGATGGCGAGGGCCCTGAAGCGGATGACGGAGGCCGGGCTTGTCGCGCCGCCGAAGCGGACCATCCGGTTTCTTTGGGTGCCCGAATTCAACGGCCTTATGCCCTATATCCTGGCCCATCTGGACCGGACAAAAAGAACCCTGGCCGCCGTCAATTGCGACATGATCGGAGAAGACCTCCATAAAACCGGGGGGACATTCGCCGTGTTCAGCACGCCCCATTCCAATCCCAGTTTTCTCAACGACGTCATGGGCAATTTCGCGGGACTTGTCGAAAGCCTGGACCTGACAAGCCTCAACGGCAGCCGCCACCCCTTCGTCTGGAAAGTCGCTCCTTACAGCGGCGGAAGCGATCATGTCGTTTTCAACGACGGGTCTCTCAAAGTTCCGTCCGTGATGCTGAATCACGGCGACACCTTCCACCACACAAGCCTCGACACCATGGACAAGGTCGATGCCACGCAGCTCCGTCGGGTCGCCGCCCTGACTCTGGGGGCCGCCTATTATATGGCCACGGCCGGGAGCGGAGAGGCCGAAGCCATGGCCCGGCTGACGGCCCGAAACGGTCTTGTCCGAATGGCCCGCGATTATTACGATGCCTTGGAAGACCTCTATGCGCCCGGCGACGCCGAAGCCCTCTATCGGGCTTACCGTCATGTTCTGAATGTCGTCTCCCATTCCGGAAAGCGGGAGAGCCGGGCGGTTCTCTCCGCCGCGGTCTTTATGGACGGGGGCGGGCCGTCCGCGCTGAAACCCTATACATCCCAGATTGAGGCGCTTCAACTGGCTTTTCCCAAAGAAGCTCATACGATCTATCGAGCCCTCTGCGCCCGGGCCGGCCTACCGCCCCGGGCTCTGGCCATGACCGATACGGAGCGCCGTCTGTCGCGCCTTGTTCCTGTTCGTGCCGAGACCTTCATCGGACCCTTGCAGATGGATTTTCTGATCGAAAAGGCGGGTCCGGAGGCTGCCGCACAGGTCCGCGTCCGGGGAAATTCCGCCTACGAGGCCCTCAATCATGTCGACGGCCGGATGAGCGTCCACGACATCGCCCAGGCTGTTTCGGCGTCTTACGGCCCCTTGGAGACTCAGGATGTCCACGACTTTTTCACGGTTCTGGAGAAGGCCGGGCTGATTGTTCTCAAAAAAAAATAA